The genomic stretch GGTCCACctccttttgtttttagtctcACGTGGTCACCTTGCATCAATTCTATTTTCTCAATGTCCTTCTCTTCACACCAAAATGCATGATTGACACTACTGCTTTCAGGGAGTTTGTTTTCTGTGagtttgtccaactctaaagcTTTCATCATCCTCTTTGCATCGGCAGCACTTATTTTATCAGTATTGGGTGCAGCTGTTGTCTCTACATAGCAAGATAACAAGGAACaaagaatgaatgaaatgaatcatatgttgaactgcggatatgaaatcaagtgaagccatgatcctcACAGTTGTGAACGTAATCTTGCaaaattgcatagagaagcctgaaaatgtcaggacttcaacagggtttgcaCTTGTGACCTTGTGTGCTGGTGTGACGCTCCAACtgactgagctatgaagccacctatgttgggagctggtcattttgtgGGTTCATAATGTTCCCGGCGAGGATCATagattcacttgatttcatattgcACAGttcaatatttaattcatttcagtaggaagaaagaaataattattaatcattACTGGGAAGGGAAAAAGTCAGATTCTCAGCTGTTAACCCAACCCTTTTTGGAACCCAAACCTAGAAATTAGACATGAAGTGCTCGGTTATACAGCCATAGGAAAAGTATAGAATCATGTTGATActtagtaaataaaccccttctgGCAGCTGGTATGTCCCCCGATAATGTCAGTGGATGAGAGATTGTCCAAAGAAATGAATATTTGGCTGAGAaacgaagcttcgagggcaaataagaaattttgaggacaatctCTCAGCCAAAGACATCATCAGCCAACATACCAGCAAGCCAGAACTGTCTTCTTCTTCTAGGCCCATATGTCCTCTGAACTAGCCGACACTCTCCCACCTTCAGATCTAAGTTCTCCAATACAGTCTATCAACATCTACTTTTGCGTGTAAGCTTCTGACTCCAGTTATTCCAtagctggataactttatccagtgcgTGAGGTAGAATCCAGAGTATAACATAAGCAAGGTTTCcataccaccccccccccccccccctcacttCACTTACATGTGCTCAGAGTGTGCATATACACGATTAGATgagcaaatactgaaatctttgaaACTGTCAGTTCTAAAGGGACTTACCCACTAGATAATGTTACCATGCCATTGAACCACTGTGGTCTGTACATTTCCAACATCTTCCTAGTCCTTCTGTCTATTTTTTGCAGTTCATCAATCCTCCAATTTGTGATTCCAGCACCATATCAAATGATTGACCCCATTAGCAAGGGTTTCCCAGGGGTTGGGGGAAGaagggaacatggctaatttgaactggggaacacgGAAACAAAGACAAGAAATTTTATATCTTAGAGAATAAGGGAAGGTAAACCCTTTTTAGGGATCAAAAGCTGAGAACACATTTGGAAGTAATTTCAGGAACAAGGGAGCAAGCGCCTCCTAGGGGGCCCTCATTGCAGAGGTACCAGTAATAGCTACACTACGATAAGGTGTTTCCTGCATTGAGATACGGGTTGTATGATTCCAGTATCTTCTTTAACCCTTCTGAAAAACTTGTCTTTCATGCCATTATTTTTACTTTCAGAGAGcttgtcatttgtgggttcaaatcaagactgctgcctaagaaaattttaaaagggccctcagagctaaacgctgagaacttaggagcccaatatatgaagtgaaaggtgttgctgtgaaaaattaaggtgcccagagctattctttgggagcctcAGGccaccgggctcctgttaggcaacagccttgcaaaTGCTTccatgatgaatgaatcaaccaCCAAAATGTTatagcctcacttgagttcatatccacagttcaatatgattcacttcatatatcatttcattcatttaaacCATTTAATGATAAATAACCAATAATTTAAAGGTACTTCATCCTTTGCCATGTCAACAACCTCATTTCTCCTTTACACGACCCCTCAAGCATGTAGTGCTTAAACCCTAATCAtgtttttaaataaaggattttacttacttacttacttacttacttacttacttacttacttacttacttacttacttacttacttatttgcTTACTTGCTTActtgcttacttacttacttacttactcacCAAAAACATTCGTAAGGGTAATTTACTGCAATCATGAACAACACTGGTGATAAACTGTCGACTACTTCGGTTCttcatgtaatatatcaaacacgagaaggagtgtttcatcggatatacAAACACCGAGAAGCTAGATGAAAAACGAGGcagaaggccgagttttttaaccgatttcaaGGTGGTTGGATAtgtgatgaaacactctttcaagtgtttgatattgcttctcaaaggaatcagtattttaagagatatttgggatcaaagttggcgaaatgttatgctaattaagaccacatatccaaacgtCCTTCAcagtagtgatttcttttgtttttggcttatgaattattaatgagttcgAGAAGGAATTTTACAATCTGTGTAATCTTTGCAAAGACACTCGAGAAGCCATGAATGGCATCATcatgtttattattgttattattattattattattatggttagAAACACCAAGCAGCACTCACTGTAAGAGGACATTAAGTAACCAGTGCtgactttcttgtcttttccATAGTTTGGCTCTATTTCTTTCCCAGAGGATGGATCAAATTTTCTCTTGAaggcttttagaatctctacATGCAGGACTACATAACGCCACTGTTTAGAATAGTAGATAACACAGTGTTAAAGATTTCTTCAGACTACACATAAGCTAAATGTCACAAAGCTTATCCAAGCAACTTTAAGCTTTCTACTACTATACCTTTTGAGAACCTGAGAAAGGATGTGTGATGGAAAATCTCAGCCTCCCATGTAGTTTACCTTCCACAATAATCCCACCAGAGCTTTGAAAAAAACACAAGACAACAACTAGGTGGTAATAACTAAGTATATTATCATAACAGTTAAtgtaaaagtaattaaaatacGTGAACAGGCAAGATACACTAAAACTCGACTCTGATTTGCTAGCCAGTTAGACAAAGTAAGTTCATCTTGCCTGTCTGGGAGGACTATCACCATTGTTCCAAAAGGAGTAAACTAAGAATCCAACAAAGCCTTTATTGAAATGGGTCAAATGACCAAGATGACAGGTTATTAGCCTCACTCCTTCATTTCTTGGTTTCAGAGGGACCACCTCATCTCCATCCATgaccttccccctccccccttagtatattcagccatcttgacctcacactGGAGTGTTGGAGTGTGTCAATTTCAAAACTGATCATTATCCTTCTCATGTGCCCAAAGATGAGGGACGAAGGTAGGAAGAGGGGCAATTGCAAAAGACAAGCAAACTATTGGTCAGTTAACCATGTCTTGGTGTCCTCTGTTGTTACGTACTACTGATAAACTTTGGCCAGGGCACAGATGACAAGTCTATAATATTAActgaaacaacaaaatgaaGGGTTCAAGGGCCCCCAAAATACcatgaaattattatttatctAGGAGACCTTTACATGCAGATTTCCTCTTCAAATGCATCTCAATGCAATGTTTATTGAATAACAAGTTTCTGTCAAGGATTCCTTAAAAGTAAGTGAAATGCACGTTGTCTTTGTGGAAAATGAGAAGTCACGGCTAAATGGTCGCATTGATTTCAAATAGGTTCAATTCAAAGTATGAAATTTCATCCTTGCTTATTCTTACAACGTAATAGGTAAGGAGAATAAAACGAGTTTAAAagggcgggtctaaaacacaggtcacattccacaggtcactcgttgcaggtcattgttttacctcaATTTCGCTAActctaggcctaaggttggttttaggcctagggttagccaaattgcgggttttgggttactttcaaaaaggtgaAACAAtaacctgcaacgagtgacctgtggaatgtgacctgtgttttagacccgccgagTTTAAAATGAGTTCGAATACAAACCTATGCAAACAGAAGACTTGTCCTGGTTCCCAGTGTTTTTCCCATCTAACAGGAGTAACTGGAATGGATTCCAAAGGTTTGTTATCATACAGCATATGAGCACGGCTCATTGTGTTCGTGTAATGATTACTTGCTATTGCATGTACAAGGAAGGTTATCAATATTTTGGAAGACTCTTGGAAGAATGGTGGATTTCTGTCAGGCCTCTCCCTCGCCATTTAGAAATCCCGGAGAACCTGGAAATGAGTCCTATAATGTCACGCGTTCTTGACAATTAACTGCTCGAGTGACGTCCGAGTGCAAGTGAGCTGTTATTGAAAActttattcctattttttccCACGATGCCATTTTTAGCTCAAGGCCTCACTCGCACAGTTTACTCTTCTATCTATAAACATGCTGTTAAAGGACAACATCAAACGCCACATTTTCGAAGACTGCGTGACCGAGACCTTCTGCTTTGTGCCCAATGTCGGCATAATTGCATAATCCCCGGCTATTTTAGAAGAAGTCACACACCAATAAACGTTGGCACACTTTTTGTTCAAAGTCAGTAAAGACGCGAATAGGCAGATGATAGAAATTATGCGTCTTCAATATGGACTAAACTGCAAACTCGCATTCAGACTCAGGTTTTCGATTTGACGAAAGTGCAATAATTCGTCTTTCAATTAACCAATTGGCTCAGCAGGCCACTCGTGACAGGCCCCGAAAGAGGGAGGGGTGCTTTTGCCCCTCTTTTCCAACAGCCCCCAATCCCAAAGGTCCCGTTCAAGTAAGGTGTTAAGTTGCTCAGATTTGACTGCAAATTCTCTTTGATCAATCCTACGGTAACCCtgagaaatgttggttttggttatgacgtcatggtACTAGTGTCAGTCCGTAGGTTAAACTTTTCATGTAAGCCGAAAGTTTCATGGGCGGGAACCGACACAGGAACCGCCTTTTTCGGCGGGAAGTGGCATGAACAGCGCACTGCATTTGATACTtagtaataaaacaaacaaaaattttgaagacaaccaaaaaaacaagctAAGTATTTTTTTAGTAAGGCGAgaaatggagacaaaaaaacgaaacaaaaacaaagcaggCGACGAATAAGTGATGTTCAACCTAAACGAACGGCTAAGAACACGAAAAACAGGCGAAATATTAGTGACAAACAACGAAAGAGGTAGCGAGAAAGAGTCCGAATAAGAGAAAGAGCTAGACGAAACTATATTGACGAGCAATAGAAGAATGGACAAGCACGAGTATGTGAAAACAGGCTGAATTATGGTGACGAAAAACGGcaaaagagcaggaaagagcacagGAAAATAGACTAATTTATAGTAATGAGGAGGCTGGAAGAGGCGTATGTAAGGTACGTTGACTAGTTAACATCTCAAATAAATAATCATCGAAGATCTCGGCTAGATTTgcctaaatatatatatatatatatatatatatatatatatatattaataatagATTTTCAGTTCACTGCGGCACGGCAGTCCCAGTAGTTGGTAACTTGCATTGCAACATGTcctctaccttgaattgacgattatcgttaattgttaatttgctttcaatttactattatcgttaatttaggacactgtgtcccaggacttgtggtagcaaataaaaagaaaaaagtaaaagcagcccctggacaggatttgaacccggagcacctacttcgaaggaactgtttttatccacttaaccactaaagatcaactgactaaaaatgtgccgattatttgccaaaactaattagtatatatataaaatcattgctgaataatggttaagtctaaagcttgattttaaaatggttagctttctcttgaagtttggtaaccgacatttttcactgtgtaagcttgcttcttagcggctgttaatacacgtttacagcggcacttttggaagaaaaaattattgacattaataaaaaatgacatcctcgcagttagtgatgtggtagtctagtggttaagtgaaggggttattaattacacgttcccaggttcgagacATTAGGAttccgcttttaaaagaaatatgttcatttctcataatccatatcaagttttcagtgttctgaaataacgataatagtaaattgaaagcgaattaacaattaacgataatcgtcaattcaaggtagagaacatgctgtGCATTGTTAAGGCCCTTTTAGGGATAAGCgataactgacaaaataattatagcGAGATGTCCAAGATTTGCTCCCAGGCTCTTTAATTCGGTCAACCGATTGTGTCCTGGGGTGAAACCGTAGAGTTTTCGTATAATTATGCAGTatttaattaggttaattaaCTGTTAAAAAAACGAGTCCCTTTACTCTTTAAAATTGCCACTTATTGTCAAATTCCAAAGATAagtaattttagggataacAGTCTCAATAATTTTAGGATTAAGGGAAAACTAATGTAAAACCCCCTTAAGAGGGCatcattgtttttatgtaacTTCCCAAAACGTGCTGCATTATAGGGTGGTAAAAGTTCTCAATTTTAAAGACCAAAGACAGGCACGAAGAATTGGAGGCAACAAAGGTAAACTTTAGAGTTTCAATAGAGTGGCTCcaaaattttgttagctttcgTAATTACATGATTTCGATTGCAAATGTGGAACAAATAAGAAGTGCCTTTTAAAAATTGCTCGTGGTTCAGCCTTCAGCACCCAGTCGAAAGTAAATGCAAATTATAGTTGCTgattatttattccaaagtgcGCGAGAGCAGTTCTTTAACGTACTCGAAATTTTCGATTCCATGAGCAATTTCCAAGTCCCACCGTAGAGCAAGAGAGAACAACTTTACACTTAGGGACTGGTCAAAAAGTataggtggggggggggggggggggggagaaggcacattgttaaattaaaatgtttttaatgaTCGAGGGCTTGATTCTGTTGAAACACATAATTTGATGGCACCAGGATGAGAAACTTAGTTAGTTTTACATGCTTTTGTATCTGGTTAAGAAACAAACCTAACCGTAAATCAACACCACCACAACTTCATATACAAATGTGGTATAACTGAttacataacaaaaaaaaacgtttatcaGGGGGTGGGTAATGTAAGTGTCAGCCTTCATTTAGGGGTGGGTCAAATAGTTTTGTGCCAAAAGTAAGGGTGGGTGATGTGTGTTCTTTATCTGCCACATTTCCAATTgctccgccccccccccccccccatactTTTTGACCAGTCCCTTACCGTGCTCGTACATATTTTCAAACTTTCCAAGCCCACCCATCATTTGCAGGCAAGAACAGAACACAGCCAGTAAACAAGATCTCTTTTTATTGCTACCATTACAAAAAGTGTAGCAAAAATTACCTTTTGTAAAAAGATTTTTTCCTAATCATATTCTCCATGGAAAACAGACTCTAAAAATTGACGTCTGCTGAAAAACTTACATATTAAATAGGATTAGTCATCCCTTACATAAATAAAACCTTTTTATCTCAAAAACGTGTTTTATTCATGACGGATCATAAAGAATAGACAAGATATTTTTATTGACCCTCTTAAAACTCCTGGAGTCATTTGATCGTATTATTCCAGCTAAGCTTGAAAAAACAATATACCGTGAAACTATCCGAACAAGTAATTTTGACAACTAACTTAAAGATTTGGTAGAAAATAAGCGAAAGCTCACAGTTTTCGCATAGACTGAGAGTCGAGTTCAGTGCGAATTGGAGGCTCTGAAATTACACCAGCTCTAGACTCATTCATTATTCCTTTTAGGGACGTGATAACGTTTTCTGTAATTTCAACAAACTTTGGTATATCTCGTTGGCTTATACCTTagaaatgataaatgaaaatGATATGTTAAGATATTGTGTATTTTTGACTCTTTTCTCGTGTTTTGGTGATATCCTCCATGGGGGCTATTAGGTGATAAATAAATTCTATATTAATCGTAAAACAAGGTTGGTTTCGAATTGGTACGGAGAAACAAGCTTAGCATTTGAGATCTCAGACTCTTAGAGAATTGAGCGTTAATAAAAATCCTTCATAAAAATCGTTAACATCTGAAATCTGCGAACGAAGCACTGTGGTCCTCATTTGCCGAAAATATCTCCGGTTAGAACTCGGATCATTCCATGAAAGCTAGTTCTACCAATAATGTTAACATGGCTCCGTCGTCAAAATTCTTTTttctatatttcttttttttgtttactcgAGAGCATctcttttaaattaaatttatttttgctctttctttttaactttacCCCAATGGCGGGAGTTTACAAACAAATAATACCATAACTGGgactttttctttcaaataatatcCGCTTTCGTAATAGAATACTTGCTCACAGGATTTCGAATTCGTGCCACCTCAATAAGCTCTATCTTTTCGCTTCTTTGGTCCAAAAATGTAGCACcccaaataaatttaatttacaatgaaacaattttcttatttaaatagaatttaaatTTCTGTTACGATGTGGATTCCAAATATCAACTCCCAAAATATTGCATCTCAAACAAATTAATAAGCCTAGATAATTCGGTGAAAAAGAGTACCTTTTCCATGCAAAATTACTTTAACTAAGAGCCATTTCAAAGTGGTaatatgattaaaaaaatcaatttccttttgttttctcccggttttaaaagtgtgtttgcttaaaatctgcctggcaaaatttgagctttgacttttatccgaaggctgtttacttggagtgtaagttttggatttcacggtccgccattactcacgttaaAAACTggccgactggacctcagaaggTTCGATCTGGGGAAAAGATCATTAACTCaataccttaaaatttcagcgtgtaaacgcagatTATTATGTATGCAGAACACGAGTTTGAAAATCTGAAAACCCAAAACTCCCATGCTTTATATTAATTCAGTctcgtacaaacgcattgcattcttacgCTAGTGAgtctgacgtcattttctcctcgatccagctttcTCGAGATTTTAAATTTAGTGACGGCGGACCatgaaataggaaaattccagttaaaataaacaagtgtcctTTTTAAATTGAGGCTTAAAACTTGGCTTCACTTAGTGTTGAgttgacatagttttgaaatccaaagaataaaaagatttgattttttatcacagtaccactttaaaactaCAAGGtaatttaacaaaacaattcACTTCAGGTCACAAACGTCTGTAGGATAAAGGACGCTAAAAACAAGTTTCTGTGaatatcattaaatttctcTTTCATACTATCGCTTCGAAATACTAATTTCATTAATAGTGAAGAAATAGAAGGGCTCTCGCATACTgtatttctttcaaaaagggGCAGACTTCAATTAGCATACCCTCCCCGCGGGTAGAACTTGCAAATCGCAAGAAACACCAGTTCGACTTGGGAAAATAATTTATAGCGAGTAAATGGGGCTGAATTACCTCAACCGTTTACTGCCATGAACATGGATATGTTTTCTATTCACCCAAAAACGGTTTCGAACAAGCCCCacagttttaaaaatataatacaCACCCTTTTTAAGAAGCTAAGACTATGGTCGAGTTAATACCATGACATCTCTTCGCATGGTTTGTTCAAACTCAATCCTGATAGTCAGGGCTAATCGAACTTTGAAAAAACATGCCCATAATCCCCCTTCAAAATTAGAATAAAACTATATAATTCTCATCGCTATAACAATTCAAGGCACCACCCAATGGAATGCCACACGACATAAAACGGAAATTCATGAGTGAAATTTTTCACTAATTGCCCCGCACTAGGAACCACTTTTGGAGACTAATTCTTATCGAACTATTTTCATGTTTTATACTACAAACATCTTATATAAAGACCTCTGGAATGTACTTCAAGTGGTACTTTCAGTATAATAAATTAAGCATATGTACACCAATATATAAAGACTGCCACAACGTCaaacattaaaacaattaaaacaGAGTGAAAAAACAACAGACAATTGGGCTGTGTCACCACACAATTTACTTGTAATTGACTTACAACACGAGAGTAAACACGCGACAAAAAAGTAGTGTATGTGAAATGATTCGAATGAGTTGAAATTTTATCAAAAATTCGATGCTTCAACGCAAACAGTCCCAGGTCACTGGAATATGCGCTGATTGAGAAAAAGTCCGGTTTGGATTTTTCACGTGCATTTTTAGGCATCCTCGATGCCCGGTGCTTTTTTCCTGGGTTTTCCCTTCTGTTCCTAGCCTTTTCTTcaaaaagtcaaaaacaaagtaaactgGGCTGCGTGACTACGAAAACACGTACAATTAATGAGTGTAAACATGGATGAACGACAAATGGGGACAGCccattaaacaaacaaaaatgaacTAAACCAAGAGCCCATAAAGCTGCAGccacacgagcgattttttgcttgcGATGGTGATGCGACTTTTTGGAAaattgtcgcgtcgccagcgcgcgGTGAAAATCACCCGTGGAGACCCTCCCACAGGTGATGCGACAGCTG from Montipora capricornis isolate CH-2021 chromosome 12, ASM3666992v2, whole genome shotgun sequence encodes the following:
- the LOC138025219 gene encoding arpin-like; the encoded protein is MARERPDRNPPFFQESSKILITFLVHAIASNHYTNTMSRAHMLYDNKPLESIPVTPVRWEKHWEPGQVFCLHSSGGIIVEGKLHGRLRFSITHPFSGSQKWRYVVLHVEILKAFKRKFDPSSGKEIEPNYGKDKKVSTGYLMSSYKTTAAPNTDKISAADAKRMMKALELDKLTENKLPESSSVNHAFWCEEKDIEKIELMQGDHVRLKTKGGGPLIEFIVKLDEENSKATNYTGGEQAGTSWTDKVMMFKGQGQQESPQEDNGAGDDEWED